In Leclercia sp. LSNIH1, the genomic stretch TACATTTCCTGTGGTGATTTCGTTGATATTGCTGCTCGATCTATAATAGTCTGCTGTAAAGGCAAAGGATTGAGATGTTGTTACATTATTAATATAGTATTTATCCATATCATAAAAAACGATTGGTTTGTTATCTTTTTTGAAAATAATGCCTACATTACTTGCTGCATTGGCACCAGTTAACATATTATCAATGATGCCATCACCATATGCGCTGGTTCCTGTTATGGGGTTGAACCAATAGGTTACTTTGTTACCCAGCGCGTTTGCTGGACAAAGTATATTCATAGTAATCGTTTTTTGAGCCGGAGTTATTCCTCCTCTTGATACTGATAGAAGTGTATTTTTTTCAATTCTATTTAGTGTTACCTGACTTGAGCCTGCAACTGATATATCACATGAGCTATCTTTAAAAGTGATATTACTGATTTTAACATTTGCGTTGACTAAAGTCCTCTCTGCAGGTTTTGGGTTAGTGACTAAATTGCCAACAGAGAAATTGATTGATGCATCAGCACTTGTTCCAGATATGTCAATAACAGATTTGGTTTTTATCAACCAAATCGTTATAAATTCATAATCATTATTAGACTTTTCGATCGGTACTATCGTTGATCCCACAACTGCAGGTTTTACCGAACCATTTTTGCTGGCTAAAATATCTGAAACCTGAAAACCGATGCCGTCAATACCGGTCGCATATACGGGCTTCCCTTGTAATCCAGTAACGCCCGGCACTTCAGGGGCGGTAGATGAAATTATATACTGATCACCCAAGACCTTACTACACGAGAAAGTTTTATAATGTCCAGTACCAAATTTCTTGCTGAATAATACCGAACCAACCGGAATAGATGGGTCGGTCGCTATTTTAGGCGATATGGAAAGGGTTAATAATTTGCTGCTGCCGTCATAAGTACACTTTGCCATAGCATCGCTATAACAAAATATAATTCCCAAAAAAAATAATACTTTCTTCATAAATTCAACTCCCTTGAAAGTCATTAGCGGCATATGGCATCAATTTGATTAACTCCACTGACACCCTCTTCCCTTGCCGATAAATCAAATGATGCACGGCATTGCTGAGCGGTGCTTTCTCCCCACTTGACATCGAGAATACCGGTTTGCTTAAGGCCAGAAAAGTAAACCATGCCAGCATCACCCACTATGTTAGTTTGCTTGCTAATATCATTTAACAACAATGCAATGGCACCAAAAGGAACGTTTTTACCATCATTTGTTTTAAGATGGATAAAAGCACGCTGCCCAATTTTTCCTGAATAATTTGTGCGCACTATAGCTCCGCGGGTGGGTACCACCGTTTGAGTTGTTTCCGGTAATTCCATATTATCAGCCAACGTTGAGCTATCCAGCGTAATATCAGTCCGGCGGTAAGGCGTTACATATGGAACAATTGCATAGCCGCGATAATCTGTAGAAATGGTGGCATCGTTAGTCAGTTTTACATCATTTAACCCAGGTGCTTTTACCAGAACTGCAGCGTCGGTTATATTCTGACCAAAAGTGAGGCCATCAGCATGGGCAATAACGCTTCCGCTGGCACCATAATCAATACGCTGACTATTACGATTATAGCTATAACCCGCGTTAATACTACCTCGTGAGCCGTTATAGGTTGCGCGCATATCGCCGCTATAGTAATCCTCTCGGTTGCTGTACCCCTGCTGAATACTCCACTCCAGGCTATCATTTTCGAGCCCGATACCACCGATAGCGACAGATTGATCAGTTGAGCCGGGATTACTGTTGGTTAACTGATAGCTGGTATAGGTGCCAGGCAGCCAGTTACTCAGAGGAACAGTTACTGTCAGATTTACCCGCTGGTCGTCCTGAGCATCTTTGCCTGAACTGTTGCCATTCCAGGTATAGCGGTTATAACTGTAACCGAGATAATAAGTAATGCTGTTCCAGCCACCGTTATAGCCGATGCTTATCGATTTGTTGGTGCGCTTATTATCCCAATAATCTTCAATAAGTCCGCTGATTGATAAACTTCCCAGGCCTTTTCCTAAGTTTTGGTTTACTGTCAAATTTGTTCTGTTGCGCAGTGCGCGGCCAGCTGAGTAGCTACCGTCATTAGAATAGGTATCCAGCACATCAGTTAATGTATTGAAACCTTTTGTAGAGTAACGATAACCCGCAATGGTAATGTTAGTCCCTGTTTCAATAATGTTTTTACCGTAGCGTACCCGCCAAGATTGCCCGGATGTTTTTTCCTGGTCGCGTTTTTTTGACCATGCCTGGATAACATCCACAGAGATGGCACCGAGATCGCCAAGATTATAACCAAGGCCTGCTGAAATGGACTGGTAATGTGAAGAGAACTGGGTTCCCCCATAAACTGTTGTACTACTGGTCGCCCCATAGCTGGCCGTGGCTTGGGTAAACGGTGTTTCATCAACACTGTTATCGTAGGGACGGTATTTACCTGAGGTAATTTCATACTCAACTTGTTTTTCACGAAGCATCAGCGGGAGCGTCGCAAATGGCACGACAAAGTTTTGTGTTGTACCATCGGATTCTTCGACAGTGACATAGAGATCGCCGCTACCACCGCTGGGGTACATGTCGGTAATCTCGAAAGCTCCAGGTGCGACGTAAGTCTGATACACCTGGTAGCCGTTCTGTTTAATCACCACACGGGCATTGGTTTTTGCGATACCGCGTACGATCGGCGCATAACCACGCATACTTTCTGGTAGCATGCTGGTATCTGTCGCTAATTGCAGGCCTGTAAAGGGAACGCTATCAAAAATGTTAGACAGTGAAGAGCTTTCCCCGATTACCAGATTACTGTTAAGTGAACGGATACTGCGTTGCATATAAAGATAGGCAGAATCCCAGGCTCCCTCATCACTACGGGTTTTATTCCAGGTACTGAGATTGCGGATACGCCATGCCCCTACATTCAGCCCGGACTGTAGGTTCAGGCTATAATATTCATCCTTGGACTCAAGATCCTCTGAACCGCTGAACTGATAATTCACCAGCAGCGCATTGATGCCGTCATCAAATTGCTCTGGAGGTATATATCCCTGAGCGGTTGTAGACATCGCAGCCTGGGGGATCGAAATATTAAGCCGCTGTGTTGCAAAGTCGAATACGGTTTCAGTATCAGGAATTACATTAAGGTTGGCGCACCCTTGCTTATTTTCCTGTAAAGCGGGAAATGA encodes the following:
- a CDS encoding fimbrial protein, with the translated sequence MKKVLFFLGIIFCYSDAMAKCTYDGSSKLLTLSISPKIATDPSIPVGSVLFSKKFGTGHYKTFSCSKVLGDQYIISSTAPEVPGVTGLQGKPVYATGIDGIGFQVSDILASKNGSVKPAVVGSTIVPIEKSNNDYEFITIWLIKTKSVIDISGTSADASINFSVGNLVTNPKPAERTLVNANVKISNITFKDSSCDISVAGSSQVTLNRIEKNTLLSVSRGGITPAQKTITMNILCPANALGNKVTYWFNPITGTSAYGDGIIDNMLTGANAASNVGIIFKKDNKPIVFYDMDKYYINNVTTSQSFAFTADYYRSSSNINEITTGNVKAILEVVIQEE
- a CDS encoding fimbria/pilus outer membrane usher protein, with the protein product MKNKNKGLLKLSTLCLAMLCALYHELNNKAYARDFFDPAFINSANNGSPLDIPDLSVFQNRHAQAPGEYRVDIIFNGRYLETKSINFVIDSNANANDDQLKLAPCLSLEMLSRYGVKVSSFPALQENKQGCANLNVIPDTETVFDFATQRLNISIPQAAMSTTAQGYIPPEQFDDGINALLVNYQFSGSEDLESKDEYYSLNLQSGLNVGAWRIRNLSTWNKTRSDEGAWDSAYLYMQRSIRSLNSNLVIGESSSLSNIFDSVPFTGLQLATDTSMLPESMRGYAPIVRGIAKTNARVVIKQNGYQVYQTYVAPGAFEITDMYPSGGSGDLYVTVEESDGTTQNFVVPFATLPLMLREKQVEYEITSGKYRPYDNSVDETPFTQATASYGATSSTTVYGGTQFSSHYQSISAGLGYNLGDLGAISVDVIQAWSKKRDQEKTSGQSWRVRYGKNIIETGTNITIAGYRYSTKGFNTLTDVLDTYSNDGSYSAGRALRNRTNLTVNQNLGKGLGSLSISGLIEDYWDNKRTNKSISIGYNGGWNSITYYLGYSYNRYTWNGNSSGKDAQDDQRVNLTVTVPLSNWLPGTYTSYQLTNSNPGSTDQSVAIGGIGLENDSLEWSIQQGYSNREDYYSGDMRATYNGSRGSINAGYSYNRNSQRIDYGASGSVIAHADGLTFGQNITDAAVLVKAPGLNDVKLTNDATISTDYRGYAIVPYVTPYRRTDITLDSSTLADNMELPETTQTVVPTRGAIVRTNYSGKIGQRAFIHLKTNDGKNVPFGAIALLLNDISKQTNIVGDAGMVYFSGLKQTGILDVKWGESTAQQCRASFDLSAREEGVSGVNQIDAICR